The sequence below is a genomic window from Synechococcales cyanobacterium T60_A2020_003.
CTCATGTCTGGATGGGAAGCGCCACGGGCGGTTCTGTCGCCGTGAGGGTAAGGGTAAAGCCTCCTGGTCGCGGGGTTCCGGCAGACCTGCCGTAATCCTAAGAAAAACGTAGGGATTCCCCATTTCGCGAAGCGAGCCGCTACCCTCCAACCTAGGGAGCGCCGAGGATTCGGTAGAGGAGTCAGATAATGGGGCGATCGCGGCGACGCTGGATAGTTGGCATCGGTCTGGGATTTTTGGCTTGCGCCTTGGCGATTCTTGTCAGCTGTGGCTCAGCCCCGACCTCAAGCTTCCCGGCACGGTTGACCATTGGCCTGGTCAACTATGACGATAGCGGTGCAGACACCGTGGAAAAATACAGGCGCTTTCAGCAATACCTCGCCGAACAGCTCAAGACCAATATTGAACTAGAGCCCGTTTTTAATGAACTGCGCGCCGTTGAGCAAATTCAGCGGCAGGCGTGGTCGCTGGTGTTTGCGCCGCCGGGGTTAGCCGCGATCGCGATCGCTGAGGCTCAGTATGTACCCCTCTTTCCCCTCCAGGGCACGCCCAATCTGCGATCGCTAATCGTGGTCAACGCCGAGAGTGACACCGAGGCGTTGTCTGATCTCGCCAACACCGCGATCGCCCTTGGCGAACCCGGATCCGCCGCAGGCTATTATCTTCCCCTCTACGACCTCTACGGCCTGACGCTTCAGGAAATTCGCTTTGCCCCCACCCCAAACGCCATTCTAGATTGGGTGGCCGATGGTACCGTCGCCGCCGGGGCCATCTCAGAAGAAGACCTCCAGCGCTACCGCAACGATTACCCCCGCGCTGCGTTTCGGGTGCTACACCAGAGCCGCGTGATCCCCAGCGGAGCAGTGCTCCTATCCCCTACGGTTGAACGCAATCAACAGCAGTTGATCGAAACGGCGATGCAGTCTGCCCCCTCAAATTTATCCGCCGATGCAGGCTATATCCCCAATGCACCCCCGCCAGACTTCGAGCAACTGA
It includes:
- a CDS encoding PhnD/SsuA/transferrin family substrate-binding protein, with amino-acid sequence MGRSRRRWIVGIGLGFLACALAILVSCGSAPTSSFPARLTIGLVNYDDSGADTVEKYRRFQQYLAEQLKTNIELEPVFNELRAVEQIQRQAWSLVFAPPGLAAIAIAEAQYVPLFPLQGTPNLRSLIVVNAESDTEALSDLANTAIALGEPGSAAGYYLPLYDLYGLTLQEIRFAPTPNAILDWVADGTVAAGAISEEDLQRYRNDYPRAAFRVLHQSRVIPSGAVLLSPTVERNQQQLIETAMQSAPSNLSADAGYIPNAPPPDFEQLIQLVEKVRPLESRVKASPAVLTIEAESPIEGDG